In Nostoc sphaeroides, one genomic interval encodes:
- a CDS encoding COP23 domain-containing protein, whose protein sequence is MKVNLGICALLTSVLAMGYIAVASTPVKAESIRFSCEKNRNGTPTTFAITSTGQREFIRWVEDRFTLAGYPPERRCQQVTNRINQYIVSGYPRYITHGILNNQPVVCVTDRTGGGCTGLLYTLKPGQDGQETVRQLLQLNKENFKNDPRIEGRSCRTYVEIKALLRGELKTAEVACKI, encoded by the coding sequence ATGAAAGTTAACCTTGGTATATGTGCATTGCTTACATCAGTATTGGCAATGGGCTATATTGCTGTAGCTAGCACTCCGGTTAAAGCTGAGTCAATTCGTTTCTCTTGTGAGAAAAACCGTAACGGCACTCCAACAACCTTTGCCATAACCTCAACTGGACAAAGAGAGTTTATCCGTTGGGTTGAAGATAGGTTCACTCTTGCTGGCTATCCTCCCGAAAGACGTTGCCAACAGGTTACAAACAGAATAAACCAATATATTGTTTCAGGATATCCACGGTACATTACACACGGAATACTCAACAATCAACCTGTAGTTTGTGTAACAGATCGTACAGGTGGTGGTTGTACTGGACTCCTATACACCCTCAAGCCTGGCCAAGATGGTCAAGAGACTGTGCGTCAGCTGCTTCAACTAAATAAGGAAAACTTTAAAAATGACCCTAGAATAGAAGGAAGAAGTTGTCGTACCTATGTTGAAATTAAAGCTTTGCTTAGAGGAGAACTCAAAACAGCAGAGGTAGCTTGCAAAATTTGA
- a CDS encoding serine/threonine-protein kinase — protein MGLIVGNIVGGHYKVIRTLGSGNFGETYLAEDLYARNRKCAVKRFNFASNDPDTFNKAKELFQREAKVLFDLSNPLRNDRIPQFFADFDDNKEFYLVQEFIEGHNLGQELQKITKLEEDKVVDLLEEVLEILKFIHSKKIIHRDIKPENLMRRVPDNKIVLIDFGAVKEVVAQSANTTLGKKPTRIYTEDYAPREQRQGKPRLNSDIYALGITALQALAGLDIEHLKDTKTGEVIWGSQIQVSKGLEKILKRMVHEDYNRRYQLADDVLHAIKKYKKQYKKTWILSPGNSQPLTRQQPTRLVTTIPLRWRFVVGMIGMVTVFTISFVVFRTVTTKSPNSTVSPDSTTTKSPPKSRGNCPPFIAPGDDCLP, from the coding sequence ATGGGACTAATAGTAGGAAACATAGTGGGTGGGCACTATAAAGTTATCCGAACTCTAGGTTCTGGAAATTTCGGTGAGACTTACCTGGCAGAAGATTTATATGCCAGAAACCGAAAGTGTGCCGTTAAGCGCTTCAATTTTGCAAGTAACGATCCAGATACTTTCAATAAGGCTAAGGAATTGTTCCAACGAGAGGCGAAAGTTTTATTTGACTTAAGTAACCCCTTAAGGAATGATCGGATTCCGCAGTTTTTCGCCGATTTTGATGACAATAAAGAGTTTTACTTAGTACAAGAGTTCATTGAGGGACACAACCTTGGCCAAGAATTACAAAAAATAACCAAACTTGAAGAAGATAAGGTTGTTGACTTGTTGGAGGAGGTGTTAGAAATCCTCAAATTTATACACAGTAAGAAGATTATTCATCGTGATATTAAGCCAGAAAATCTGATGAGGCGTGTTCCAGATAACAAAATAGTTTTGATTGACTTTGGTGCTGTTAAAGAAGTAGTGGCTCAATCTGCAAACACAACTCTAGGAAAAAAACCTACTCGGATCTACACGGAAGACTATGCTCCTAGAGAGCAACGTCAAGGAAAGCCACGATTAAATAGTGATATCTATGCCCTTGGAATAACTGCTCTACAAGCTCTAGCAGGGTTAGATATTGAGCATTTGAAGGATACTAAAACGGGTGAGGTGATTTGGGGTAGCCAGATACAAGTTAGCAAAGGGTTGGAAAAAATTCTAAAAAGAATGGTGCATGAGGACTACAACCGTCGTTATCAATTAGCAGATGATGTACTGCATGCCATCAAAAAATATAAGAAACAATATAAAAAAACTTGGATTCTCTCGCCTGGAAACAGTCAACCACTAACAAGACAGCAACCAACTAGACTAGTAACTACAATTCCTCTAAGGTGGAGATTTGTAGTAGGAATGATAGGGATGGTCACAGTATTTACCATATCTTTCGTCGTTTTCAGAACAGTGACTACTAAATCTCCTAACTCTACTGTCTCACCTGACTCTACCACTACTAAATCTCCTCCTAAATCTAGGGGCAATTGTCCTCCTTTCATAGCTCCAGGTGATGATTGCCTGCCTTAA
- a CDS encoding serine/threonine-protein kinase, translated as MPLKNGQILNNKYRILGHINNDSEGERTFSSTYKAENIQSKQYVVIKTPKSGIHFHKRFLEKEIPILKRVSNNNEHIVSFLDDFFIDGQPYLVMQFIEGKTLEKYVQETRIELTNNQNFEEALEYIRQIGRALIKLHNQNPTIVHRDIKPDNIMLQKIQDPYDNKTKYKAILIDFGIAGRSDLIGIKPTNLGSGNYAPYEQKIPGECPYKQKFANECNMSVTEILDKNKCVDKHNLSTKCKLATYLKPTLDIYSLAATLYFVIKKEPPPDSISRSANDNLAKEIYKNIYLANQEQAKLYIALYKGMEFEADTRCQRMEDWINMLEPNSSINKWAFFISVAVNYVKKLFKYVKKLVKSI; from the coding sequence ATGCCTTTAAAAAACGGACAAATTTTGAACAATAAATACCGCATTCTGGGACACATAAATAATGATAGCGAAGGAGAAAGAACATTTTCAAGTACTTATAAAGCTGAGAATATACAAAGCAAGCAGTATGTAGTAATTAAAACTCCTAAATCTGGAATTCACTTTCATAAACGATTTCTAGAAAAAGAAATACCAATTCTAAAGAGAGTATCTAATAATAACGAACATATAGTAAGTTTTTTAGATGATTTTTTTATAGATGGTCAACCATACTTAGTGATGCAATTTATTGAAGGTAAAACTTTAGAAAAGTATGTGCAAGAAACTAGAATTGAACTTACAAATAACCAAAATTTTGAAGAAGCTTTAGAATATATACGTCAGATTGGAAGAGCTTTAATAAAATTGCATAATCAGAACCCAACTATAGTTCACCGAGACATAAAACCTGATAATATTATGCTACAAAAAATACAAGACCCGTATGATAACAAGACAAAATATAAAGCAATTTTGATTGATTTTGGTATTGCTGGGCGAAGTGACTTAATAGGAATAAAACCCACTAACTTAGGATCGGGTAATTATGCTCCTTACGAGCAAAAAATCCCAGGTGAGTGTCCTTATAAACAGAAGTTTGCTAATGAATGTAACATGTCAGTCACAGAAATTCTAGACAAAAATAAATGTGTTGACAAACATAATTTATCAACTAAATGTAAGCTAGCTACATATCTGAAACCTACTTTAGATATTTATTCTTTAGCCGCAACTTTGTATTTTGTAATAAAAAAAGAACCACCTCCAGATTCAATAAGCCGCAGTGCTAATGACAACTTAGCTAAAGAAATTTACAAAAATATTTACCTAGCTAACCAAGAACAAGCAAAGTTATATATAGCATTGTACAAAGGTATGGAATTTGAAGCGGACACTAGATGTCAAAGAATGGAAGATTGGATAAATATGCTTGAACCTAATTCTTCTATTAATAAGTGGGCTTTTTTTATAAGTGTTGCTGTCAATTATGTCAAAAAACTGTTTAAATACGTCAAAAAGCTGGTTAAGAGTATTTAA
- a CDS encoding tetratricopeptide repeat protein — MTKLNLANTMHLLLLNGALLISGTVVASTIAGISGKASYRKAIGKLAGSIAASKLDDITANLCKENDTELKEDLQRAVGLATAVTIQAYAEDNSFPAYTRAIHKLAKNAGEYWQFIDTLQDSESQATTEIEKSQITEIFSTDVSDFIKVTALEPDAWQSFLEQLSQESGVVIPSYITANIAFALYSTFPKALRELLKDDFEKGGKTFASLYLSVLDSFKEIKSSLSNERIKKTAFYLGDIEWDLTSIENWNKIVFDKNIETNKHRKQLLNNLDKSVRNVADDSLKEIGREEPYKIVEHFNQIKEQLYFIGRQIEAFATANTLITLALDVNSSFQEALQQIDLQSLRMSDLLSDVYPSAQTKQVQKLAELLDRIDLRKIQPAYEVIPEPPRNLTIDTVLACPKHWQGRFSELEQLRAWLKDENTKIICIQGIGGIGKSTLANKIYTETTEFDRKLWVGVSEKTCFNDLAMQALIILSKYPERIRKIHEDQLVKYLTDSMRNSKFLLVIDNLEALLTLNGQWQDEYYQKFFESWANCMGASKILVTTRERPIDLDVKSCWLQLSGLSQQEGVALLQCLNIQASQEQLQDFTQQVKGHPLMLNLLAKFLKKKGINYLAKTHELDIPDLLGLLSDKETTINYERKPNIQNLSELEDSFNRLTSKLQSLLLNLSVYHDAFNLVDAAALLPKQKVSEQDLKELEKAKFLYKDNANGKWKFRYPFILTYSQLKAGELTDIHELAVNHYKLHAKPPSCWNKLDDLKEHLEIFYHRCQQKEYGLAFDVLHECDSFLYSRGYNIDREKYYQQLVQMWQPCKSEEKQKFLLCFYALADAYSSTGKYQEAIKCYQSTLDVAREIDHSLKEAQALNNLASVYTRLAQYYLAIDYHQQSLKMFRGLKDKLEEEAASLSNLGNAYYCLGQFEMTIKYNQQSLDIARQIKDSLGEASALNNLGNVYYSLREYQRAHQSYYEALNLLHKNQDIQKEITFRNNLGCTYNVSKKYKKAIYCHEESLKNAQMIGDRWEEATSLSNLGNVHADLKEYEKAIENYQKCLKIAKEIDAPQLEANALSGLGNVYSFQKKYHIAIDYHQQSFEIKQKICDRYGEAKQLHYLATAYLQKGDVKGFSLQKQVKLILQELELPIDFFGSVLWLAVRHRVKA, encoded by the coding sequence ATGACAAAGTTGAATTTAGCTAATACTATGCATCTGCTTCTACTCAATGGAGCTTTGCTGATAAGCGGGACAGTGGTTGCCAGCACCATTGCTGGCATTTCAGGCAAAGCCTCTTATAGAAAAGCTATAGGAAAACTAGCTGGTAGTATAGCGGCAAGTAAGTTGGACGACATAACAGCTAATCTGTGTAAAGAAAATGACACTGAGCTGAAAGAAGATTTACAGCGAGCAGTTGGGTTAGCTACCGCAGTTACAATCCAGGCTTACGCTGAAGATAATAGTTTTCCAGCCTATACAAGAGCCATACATAAATTAGCTAAAAATGCTGGGGAGTACTGGCAGTTTATTGATACACTTCAAGACTCGGAGTCTCAAGCTACGACAGAGATTGAAAAGTCTCAAATTACAGAAATTTTTTCGACAGATGTGTCAGATTTTATCAAAGTTACCGCTTTGGAACCGGATGCTTGGCAAAGTTTTCTTGAGCAGTTGAGCCAGGAGTCTGGGGTTGTTATTCCCAGTTATATAACTGCAAACATTGCATTTGCACTATACAGTACCTTTCCTAAAGCCTTGCGGGAGTTGCTCAAAGATGATTTTGAGAAGGGAGGTAAAACTTTTGCTTCCCTCTATTTATCTGTGTTAGATAGTTTCAAAGAAATAAAGAGTTCCTTATCTAATGAAAGAATTAAAAAAACAGCTTTTTATTTAGGTGATATAGAGTGGGATTTGACATCGATTGAAAACTGGAATAAGATTGTTTTCGACAAAAACATAGAGACTAACAAGCATAGGAAACAGCTTTTAAATAACTTGGATAAATCAGTCAGGAATGTAGCAGATGATAGTTTAAAAGAAATTGGGCGAGAAGAGCCTTACAAAATTGTTGAGCACTTTAACCAAATAAAAGAGCAACTCTATTTTATCGGTCGCCAGATAGAGGCATTTGCCACAGCTAACACTTTGATAACTTTGGCATTAGATGTCAACTCTTCTTTTCAGGAAGCTCTACAGCAAATAGATTTACAAAGTTTAAGAATGAGTGATTTACTTTCTGATGTTTATCCTTCTGCTCAAACCAAGCAGGTGCAGAAACTGGCAGAACTACTAGATAGAATAGACTTGCGAAAAATCCAACCAGCTTATGAGGTGATTCCTGAGCCTCCGCGCAATTTGACTATAGACACAGTTCTTGCTTGTCCAAAACATTGGCAAGGACGTTTTAGCGAACTAGAGCAACTTCGAGCATGGTTGAAAGATGAAAATACTAAGATAATTTGTATTCAGGGGATAGGAGGCATCGGCAAGTCAACTCTGGCAAATAAAATATATACAGAAACTACTGAATTTGATAGAAAGTTGTGGGTAGGTGTTAGCGAAAAAACCTGCTTTAACGATTTAGCAATGCAGGCGCTAATTATATTAAGTAAGTATCCAGAGAGAATACGGAAAATTCACGAAGATCAATTAGTGAAGTATTTAACAGATAGTATGAGAAATAGTAAGTTTTTGCTTGTCATTGACAATCTAGAGGCACTGCTGACATTGAATGGGCAATGGCAGGATGAATACTACCAGAAGTTTTTTGAGAGTTGGGCGAATTGCATGGGTGCTAGTAAAATTCTTGTAACAACACGAGAACGGCCAATTGATTTAGATGTAAAATCGTGCTGGCTACAACTTTCAGGTTTGAGCCAGCAGGAAGGAGTAGCCCTATTACAGTGTTTAAATATTCAAGCTTCTCAAGAACAGTTGCAAGACTTTACTCAACAAGTCAAGGGACATCCCCTGATGCTTAATTTGCTAGCAAAATTCCTCAAAAAGAAAGGGATCAACTATTTGGCAAAAACACATGAACTGGATATACCCGACTTGCTAGGCTTGTTAAGCGATAAAGAAACTACTATAAATTATGAGCGTAAACCGAATATACAAAACCTCTCGGAGTTAGAAGACAGCTTTAATCGTCTCACCTCAAAACTACAAAGCTTGTTACTTAACTTAAGTGTCTACCACGATGCATTTAATCTAGTAGATGCTGCTGCCCTCTTACCAAAACAAAAAGTGTCTGAACAGGATTTAAAAGAACTTGAGAAAGCCAAATTCTTGTATAAAGACAATGCAAATGGAAAGTGGAAGTTTAGATATCCTTTTATTTTGACCTATTCTCAATTGAAAGCGGGTGAGCTAACTGATATCCATGAATTAGCGGTTAATCACTATAAATTACATGCTAAACCACCATCGTGCTGGAACAAACTAGACGATCTAAAGGAACATCTAGAAATTTTTTATCATCGCTGTCAACAAAAAGAGTATGGCTTGGCATTCGATGTTCTTCATGAATGTGATAGTTTTTTATATTCACGGGGTTACAATATTGACAGAGAAAAATATTACCAACAGTTAGTGCAAATGTGGCAACCATGCAAATCAGAAGAAAAACAGAAATTTTTGCTGTGTTTCTATGCATTGGCTGACGCTTACAGTTCTACAGGAAAGTACCAAGAAGCTATCAAATGCTATCAATCAACGCTAGATGTTGCACGAGAAATTGACCATTCTTTAAAAGAAGCCCAAGCGTTGAATAACTTAGCTAGTGTTTACACTCGTCTAGCACAGTACTATCTTGCGATAGATTACCATCAGCAGTCTCTAAAGATGTTTAGAGGACTGAAAGATAAATTGGAGGAGGAAGCCGCGTCTCTGAGCAATCTTGGCAATGCTTACTATTGTCTAGGACAATTTGAAATGACGATTAAATATAATCAACAATCGTTAGATATTGCACGACAGATAAAAGACTCTCTTGGAGAAGCTTCTGCACTCAATAACTTAGGAAATGTTTACTACTCTTTAAGAGAATATCAAAGGGCTCATCAATCCTACTACGAAGCGCTAAATTTATTACACAAAAATCAAGATATTCAAAAAGAAATTACTTTTCGTAATAATTTAGGCTGTACTTACAATGTTTCAAAAAAGTATAAAAAAGCAATTTATTGTCATGAGGAATCATTAAAAAATGCACAAATGATTGGTGATCGTTGGGAAGAAGCGACTTCTTTAAGCAACTTGGGAAATGTTCATGCTGACTTGAAGGAATATGAAAAAGCAATAGAAAATTATCAGAAATGCTTGAAAATTGCAAAGGAGATAGACGCTCCGCAACTAGAGGCTAATGCTTTAAGCGGTTTGGGAAATGTCTATTCTTTTCAAAAGAAATATCACATAGCAATAGACTATCATCAACAGTCATTTGAAATTAAACAGAAAATATGCGATAGGTACGGTGAAGCAAAACAATTACACTATCTAGCTACTGCTTATCTGCAAAAAGGCGATGTTAAAGGATTTAGCCTTCAAAAGCAGGTAAAACTGATTTTACAAGAACTTGAACTTCCTATTGATTTTTTTGGATCGGTGTTATGGTTAGCAGTGCGGCATAGAGTGAAGGCATGA
- a CDS encoding patatin-like phospholipase family protein, producing MSYKVKVLSIDGGGIRGIIPAIVLNEIEKITQKPIYQLFDLIAGTSTGGILALGLTSSDPDNPGQPFTSEKLIDLYKKQGEVIFKRRQRTSKPILKFLLKQFGLPVTEPQDLFSSKYTSQLKRQTLESYFSKTTYIRDALTEVVITSYDTVLRRPIFFTSNVKKEKKAENYYKICKGCTVFDAAMATSAAPTFFKPYQLSVPNDKKTYILIDGGIFANNPTTLAIIEAMVSYHIKTGERLKLDEILVVSLGTGLQIREFLYKDISEWGILQWTQPFINMALDGQSEVVACQLEQLLSISNLQPKQYYRFQPSMSERIDYVPQQPKEDMDDSTQENITALEGLANKLIDIIKDDLKELSIQLLS from the coding sequence ATGAGTTATAAAGTCAAAGTATTATCTATCGATGGTGGTGGCATTAGAGGTATCATTCCTGCCATAGTGCTGAATGAAATTGAGAAAATAACTCAAAAACCAATTTACCAACTATTTGATTTGATTGCAGGAACCTCAACAGGAGGTATATTGGCTTTGGGATTGACCAGCTCAGATCCAGATAATCCTGGTCAACCCTTTACATCTGAAAAGTTAATAGATTTGTATAAAAAACAAGGAGAAGTAATTTTTAAAAGAAGACAGCGTACTTCTAAACCAATATTAAAGTTTTTACTCAAACAATTTGGATTGCCTGTAACAGAACCCCAAGACCTATTTAGTTCTAAGTATACATCCCAACTGAAAAGGCAGACATTGGAAAGTTATTTTTCAAAAACTACTTATATCAGAGATGCATTGACAGAAGTTGTTATTACAAGTTATGACACCGTTCTTCGCCGACCTATATTCTTTACAAGTAATGTGAAGAAAGAAAAAAAAGCAGAAAATTATTATAAAATATGCAAAGGTTGCACAGTGTTCGATGCAGCTATGGCAACCTCTGCTGCCCCAACTTTCTTCAAGCCTTATCAACTTAGTGTACCTAACGACAAAAAAACATACATATTGATTGATGGAGGAATATTCGCCAATAATCCTACTACTCTAGCGATTATAGAGGCAATGGTTTCTTATCATATCAAAACTGGTGAACGCTTAAAATTAGATGAAATTCTAGTGGTATCACTGGGCACTGGCTTACAAATCCGCGAATTTCTTTATAAAGACATTAGCGAATGGGGAATCCTACAATGGACGCAACCATTCATTAATATGGCTCTCGACGGTCAAAGTGAAGTTGTAGCTTGTCAACTCGAGCAGCTTTTGTCTATATCTAATCTTCAACCCAAGCAATACTATCGATTTCAGCCCTCAATGAGTGAGCGAATAGATTACGTTCCCCAACAACCGAAAGAAGATATGGATGATAGTACTCAAGAAAATATTACAGCCCTAGAAGGACTAGCAAATAAGCTCATCGATATTATTAAGGATGATTTGAAAGAGCTAAGTATACAGCTTTTGTCGTAG